From the genome of Scytonema hofmannii PCC 7110, one region includes:
- a CDS encoding glycerol acyltransferase, with amino-acid sequence MPDISYQAQPPLEFIPPALDPLFLRVVQLVLPKWIRWQTAINHIEADNVEVLVDLYRQFQEGKIRFMLAFRHPKTDDPFALGYLLYHILPKVARHGGTVLQHPIHAHFIYDRGIPLWAGSHVGWIVSHLGGTPIQRGKADWTGLRSARDLFVNGQFPMAAAPEGATNGLSEIVNPLEPGIAQMGFWCAEDLQKDKRDEQVFIVPVGIRYNYVAAPWDSIANLLTELETIIGVASSPSPATFDCLYPRLISVSERLLSLMEEFYKRFYHRKLPVPESGLDVNELFAARLQAVLDVVLQVAEGYFDLQAKGNFSDRCRRVEQAGWNYIFREEFKDIKALSPVEKALGDRIAEEANLRMWHMRLVENLVAVTGKYVREKPTAERFAETTLLLWNVVNRITGGNPVRTPNLGKQNVKIIIGEPLSVSKRYPAYKASRQGARQAVADLTKDLQQRLEGLVLKDNT; translated from the coding sequence TTGCCCGATATTAGTTATCAAGCCCAACCACCCTTGGAATTTATTCCCCCGGCGTTAGATCCTTTATTTTTACGCGTTGTCCAGTTGGTATTACCCAAATGGATACGCTGGCAAACAGCAATTAACCATATTGAAGCAGACAACGTAGAGGTTTTGGTAGATTTATACCGCCAGTTCCAAGAAGGTAAAATCCGCTTTATGCTGGCATTTCGCCATCCAAAGACGGACGATCCCTTTGCTTTGGGCTATTTGCTTTATCACATTCTGCCAAAGGTAGCACGACATGGGGGTACAGTGCTACAGCATCCCATTCACGCTCATTTTATCTATGACCGTGGAATTCCTCTTTGGGCTGGTTCCCACGTTGGCTGGATTGTATCTCATTTGGGTGGAACTCCTATTCAACGAGGGAAAGCAGATTGGACGGGATTGCGATCAGCACGTGACTTATTTGTCAACGGTCAGTTTCCCATGGCGGCTGCACCCGAAGGAGCTACCAATGGTCTTTCAGAAATTGTCAATCCTCTAGAACCGGGTATTGCCCAAATGGGTTTTTGGTGTGCTGAGGATTTACAGAAAGACAAGCGGGATGAACAGGTGTTTATTGTACCAGTCGGTATTCGCTACAATTATGTTGCCGCTCCTTGGGATTCTATTGCCAATCTTTTAACTGAATTAGAAACGATTATTGGTGTAGCCTCATCGCCTTCCCCTGCGACCTTCGACTGTCTCTACCCTCGCCTGATAAGCGTGAGCGAACGTTTATTATCTTTGATGGAAGAATTTTACAAGCGGTTCTACCATAGAAAGTTGCCAGTTCCCGAGTCCGGACTAGATGTCAATGAGCTTTTTGCCGCTCGTCTTCAAGCTGTGTTAGATGTGGTTTTACAAGTTGCTGAAGGTTATTTTGACTTGCAAGCTAAAGGAAATTTTAGCGATCGCTGTCGGCGGGTAGAGCAAGCGGGATGGAATTATATTTTTAGAGAGGAATTTAAGGATATAAAAGCACTGTCTCCTGTAGAAAAGGCGTTAGGCGATCGTATAGCAGAAGAAGCGAATTTGCGAATGTGGCACATGAGACTGGTGGAAAATTTAGTTGCAGTCACGGGCAAATACGTGCGAGAAAAACCCACAGCAGAACGATTTGCCGAGACAACTTTACTTCTGTGGAATGTCGTCAATCGGATTACAGGTGGAAACCCTGTCCGAACTCCCAATCTTGGCAAGCAAAATGTGAAAATAATCATTGGTGAGCCGTTGTCTGTTTCCAAGCGTTACCCTGCTTACAAAGCAAGTCGCCAAGGTGCAAGACAAGCAGTTGCCGATCTCACAAAAGATTTACAACAGAGGTTGGAAGGGCTGGTTTTGAAGGATAATACATAA
- a CDS encoding type II toxin-antitoxin system VapC family toxin: MSQDPVLLDTDTLSVILRQNPLVLAKAQSYLAQHSRFTFSIITRYEILRGLKAKTANKQLEAFEQFCTNNIILPLTDEIVVQAADIYAELRRKGAPIGDADILIAASAMVNSMAIVTNNQSHFCQISGLTVYNWLA; this comes from the coding sequence ATGAGCCAAGATCCAGTTCTTTTAGATACTGATACGCTGTCAGTCATTCTGCGCCAAAATCCTCTTGTCCTTGCTAAAGCACAATCATATTTGGCGCAACATAGCAGGTTTACTTTCTCGATTATTACTCGCTATGAAATTCTACGAGGACTGAAAGCTAAAACGGCTAATAAGCAACTCGAAGCATTTGAACAGTTTTGCACCAACAACATTATTCTCCCTTTAACTGATGAGATAGTTGTTCAAGCAGCTGATATCTATGCAGAACTAAGGAGAAAAGGAGCTCCTATCGGGGATGCGGATATTTTGATTGCTGCTTCAGCAATGGTTAATAGCATGGCGATTGTTACTAACAATCAATCCCATTTTTGTCAAATTTCTGGCTTGACTGTATATAACTGGTTAGCTTAA
- a CDS encoding antitoxin family protein produces the protein MQTLKAIYENGVFRPLEEPELIEGQFVQLIVEPTTPLSPQDMLQLAAQVYEGLSATDIDEIEEIALNRDNFFSDRTEA, from the coding sequence ATGCAAACCTTAAAAGCTATTTATGAAAATGGTGTGTTTCGCCCTTTAGAAGAACCTGAATTGATTGAAGGGCAATTTGTCCAACTGATAGTTGAACCTACTACTCCTCTTAGTCCTCAAGATATGCTACAACTCGCTGCTCAAGTTTATGAGGGATTGTCAGCAACGGATATTGACGAAATTGAAGAAATCGCCTTGAATCGAGACAATTTTTTCTCTGATAGAACTGAAGCATGA
- a CDS encoding SNF2-related protein, with protein sequence MSLLTDYTWQTKYDSDTLSLIKEFYEPALNCAVRYDRSTGFFSARILTLAALGIEGLIRNHGVMRLIIGCTLQEKEVDSIARGEKLREVIDRSLSNSPLVAENDEEADALELLSWMIARGYLEVKLALPCSLDRQPLPIQGIFHEKAGAIEDKAGNRLAFNGSVNETAKGWTSNWESFHVFTDWGGTKTYVDDEERGFAKLWTNQAKRFLVMDVPTAVREQLLRYLPPNDQKPKRLETSPELEASTLNTVEIGSIDTTTETNNQPPDLQEQFKQIWSMIQYGAAIPGRGDRVGEATCAIIPYPHQISAFQRLYQNWPPKLLIADEVGLGKTIQAGLLIRQAWLAGIAKRILILAPKAVLTQWQIELNTPRLTMIEVSELALNRKPFFTESEYNV encoded by the coding sequence ATGAGTTTACTTACAGACTACACTTGGCAAACTAAATATGACTCTGACACTTTGAGCTTAATTAAAGAGTTTTACGAACCTGCTTTGAATTGTGCAGTCAGATACGATCGCTCTACAGGATTTTTTTCCGCTCGCATCCTCACCCTCGCCGCATTGGGAATTGAAGGTTTAATCCGCAATCATGGAGTGATGCGGTTAATCATTGGCTGTACTCTTCAAGAAAAAGAAGTAGACTCCATCGCACGAGGTGAAAAACTCAGAGAAGTCATAGATCGTTCCCTGTCTAATTCTCCTCTAGTTGCAGAAAATGATGAAGAAGCAGACGCACTAGAACTCTTATCCTGGATGATTGCTCGTGGTTATTTAGAAGTCAAACTTGCCTTACCCTGTAGTCTAGATCGCCAACCACTTCCCATACAAGGTATTTTTCATGAAAAAGCAGGAGCGATCGAAGACAAAGCGGGAAACCGACTAGCCTTTAATGGCAGTGTTAATGAAACAGCCAAAGGTTGGACAAGCAATTGGGAAAGCTTTCACGTTTTCACTGACTGGGGCGGGACAAAAACCTATGTAGATGATGAAGAGCGTGGATTTGCTAAATTATGGACTAATCAAGCCAAACGCTTTCTGGTAATGGATGTTCCCACTGCAGTACGAGAACAACTCTTGAGGTATTTACCACCTAACGATCAAAAACCGAAACGCTTGGAAACAAGTCCAGAGCTAGAAGCGAGTACCCTAAATACTGTAGAGATTGGATCTATTGATACTACAACTGAAACCAATAATCAGCCCCCAGACTTGCAAGAACAATTCAAACAAATTTGGAGCATGATTCAATATGGAGCAGCAATTCCAGGTAGAGGCGATCGCGTAGGCGAAGCCACCTGTGCAATAATACCCTATCCTCATCAAATTAGCGCTTTTCAGCGTCTTTATCAAAATTGGCCTCCCAAACTCCTCATAGCAGACGAAGTTGGCTTAGGAAAAACCATTCAAGCCGGCTTGCTCATTCGTCAAGCTTGGTTAGCAGGAATTGCCAAGCGGATTCTCATTCTTGCTCCGAAAGCGGTTCTGACTCAATGGCAAATAGAACTCAATACTCCTCGGTTAACAATGATTGAGGTCTCAGAACTAGCTCTTAACCGCAAACCGTTTTTCACGGAGAGCGAATACAATGTTTAG
- a CDS encoding ATP-binding protein, which produces MLTFDELWEFLTIQDESTEIEAKKASEVGKSCWETISAFANEPGLGGGYLLLGIKSPQDSNNNEYEIEGIINPDKIQTDLSSQCSEVFNIPIRPYIELAIKDGKTIIVAFIPEAQPSEKPIYIKNQGLPKGAYRRISSTDQRCTEKDIERFYQERSYQTYDTTPIPDATFDDLDPEAIAAYRRERQAVNSNASELGYEDRKLLFALNVLTKHPTQKGEYCPTIAGLILFGNAIALRRYFPMHRIDYILVEGKEWVSDLDKRYQSIEIREPLLLAIPKLITLVLNDLPKAFNLAENDIHRRETPLIPRKVIREAIVNALMHRNYREWSPVQIIRFSDRLEIRNPGYSLKPTDEFDQPGSKTRNEKIAAVLHEVNIAETKGSGGRVMLEKMLEANLTLPLFVSNRDRDYFHVTLFTHHLLDGDDIEWLKQFKNYALSNDEVKALVLLSQVKIINNFIYRFTNDVDTLTASQHLRRLRDAGLLLQQGKGSATCYILSPEFQSKDESEVDKSNLDSSTPDRKSLSRQLENPNLDSSTPARESLSGQLENSNLDSSTPARESLSGQLENSNLDSSTPARESLSGQLENSNLDSSTLTPEQLTLELFTPNKKDSLEERLTKIGKRNEPEEIKSLILELCELKSRASSELESLLKRNRKYLLDQYLKPLIDEGLLEYTNPEKPNAPHQTYRTIQK; this is translated from the coding sequence ATGCTAACCTTCGATGAACTTTGGGAATTCCTCACTATCCAAGACGAAAGTACAGAAATCGAAGCCAAGAAAGCATCAGAAGTAGGTAAAAGTTGCTGGGAAACCATTAGCGCATTTGCCAATGAACCTGGTTTAGGTGGCGGATACTTGCTCCTTGGGATTAAATCTCCACAAGACAGTAACAACAATGAGTATGAAATCGAAGGAATCATTAACCCTGACAAAATTCAAACAGACTTATCTAGCCAATGTAGCGAAGTTTTTAACATTCCCATTCGTCCTTATATAGAGCTCGCTATCAAAGACGGTAAAACCATAATTGTTGCTTTTATCCCCGAAGCCCAACCTTCAGAAAAACCTATTTATATAAAAAATCAAGGGCTTCCTAAAGGTGCATACAGACGCATTTCCTCTACTGACCAACGCTGTACTGAAAAAGACATAGAACGGTTCTATCAAGAACGCAGTTATCAAACCTATGACACTACACCAATCCCAGACGCTACCTTCGATGATTTAGATCCAGAAGCGATCGCCGCTTATCGCAGAGAAAGACAAGCCGTAAACTCTAACGCTAGTGAACTCGGTTATGAGGATCGGAAGCTACTTTTTGCCCTAAATGTGCTCACCAAACATCCCACTCAAAAAGGAGAATATTGCCCCACTATAGCCGGATTAATCTTATTTGGAAATGCGATCGCCTTGCGACGCTACTTCCCCATGCACCGTATCGACTACATCCTTGTAGAAGGTAAAGAGTGGGTTTCAGATCTGGATAAGCGTTATCAAAGTATCGAAATCCGCGAACCCCTACTATTAGCTATTCCCAAATTAATCACCCTTGTCCTTAACGATCTCCCCAAAGCCTTTAATCTTGCAGAAAATGACATTCACCGCCGAGAAACCCCCCTGATTCCCCGTAAAGTGATCCGAGAGGCGATCGTTAATGCCTTAATGCATCGTAACTATCGAGAATGGAGTCCTGTCCAGATTATTCGCTTTTCTGACCGTCTAGAAATTCGTAATCCTGGTTATTCTCTTAAACCTACAGATGAATTCGATCAACCTGGTTCTAAAACTCGTAACGAAAAAATTGCAGCAGTTCTCCATGAAGTAAACATTGCAGAAACAAAAGGATCTGGAGGTCGGGTGATGTTAGAGAAAATGCTAGAAGCTAACTTGACCCTACCTTTGTTTGTTTCCAATCGCGATAGAGATTATTTTCACGTTACCCTTTTTACTCATCATCTCCTTGATGGAGATGATATTGAATGGCTGAAACAATTTAAAAATTACGCATTAAGTAATGATGAAGTCAAAGCATTGGTTCTATTGAGCCAAGTGAAGATTATTAATAATTTTATTTACCGTTTCACTAATGATGTTGATACTCTTACAGCTAGTCAACACCTGAGACGCTTACGGGATGCCGGACTACTACTACAACAAGGCAAAGGATCGGCTACTTGCTACATTCTTAGCCCTGAGTTTCAATCAAAGGATGAATCAGAGGTAGATAAATCTAATTTAGACAGTAGTACACCTGATAGGAAAAGCTTATCTAGACAGTTGGAAAACCCTAACCTGGATAGTAGTACACCTGCTAGAGAAAGCTTATCTGGACAGTTGGAAAACTCTAACCTGGATAGTAGTACACCTGCTAGAGAAAGCTTATCTGGACAGTTGGAAAACTCTAACCTGGATAGTAGTACACCTGCTAGAGAAAGCTTATCTGGACAGTTGGAAAATTCTAACCTGGATAGTAGTACACTTACACCTGAACAACTGACTCTTGAATTATTTACTCCCAATAAAAAAGATTCATTGGAAGAGCGATTAACGAAAATAGGTAAACGAAACGAACCAGAGGAAATCAAAAGTTTAATCCTTGAGTTGTGCGAACTAAAAAGTCGCGCATCTAGTGAATTAGAATCTTTATTAAAACGAAATAGAAAATATTTATTAGACCAGTATTTAAAGCCTTTAATTGATGAAGGATTGCTTGAATATACAAATCCTGAAAAACCGAACGCTCCTCATCAAACTTACCGCACTATTCAAAAATAA
- a CDS encoding DUF1156 domain-containing protein: MFADRSRNYGVRYWRDLFNPRQLLCHGTSVEVFRELLEKEELQGTLDETTKAAFIYLSFALDKLLNYNSRMSVWMPTREVVANTFNRHDFAFCWSYAEMAPLITGLGYDWAIAQTGKCIEELIELSRPDIDIKKASSKSKQLDLKLTTSFTCPNITITNDSGDNLVHLEDSSVDAVVFDPPYYDNVMYAELSDFFYVWLKRTAGYVYPEFFTRQLTDKENEAVANPAKFQGEKGAKALATKDYQERMASIFAECRRVLKEDGILTLMFTHKAQGVEVLPVSITYTGFAGEEGEVAEAAKDFDVLESLRRLAFSEKVARPKQLELWLNIQIA, from the coding sequence ATGTTTGCTGATCGTTCAAGAAATTACGGTGTTCGATATTGGAGAGATTTATTTAATCCTCGTCAACTTCTTTGTCATGGGACAAGTGTAGAAGTATTCCGAGAATTATTAGAAAAAGAAGAACTACAAGGAACGTTAGATGAAACAACTAAAGCAGCATTTATTTATTTAAGTTTTGCTTTAGATAAACTGCTGAATTATAACTCTCGAATGTCTGTATGGATGCCAACAAGAGAAGTTGTGGCAAATACTTTTAATCGTCATGATTTTGCTTTTTGTTGGTCTTATGCTGAAATGGCACCCTTAATTACTGGACTAGGTTATGATTGGGCGATCGCACAAACTGGAAAATGTATTGAAGAACTTATCGAGTTAAGTCGTCCAGACATTGACATCAAAAAAGCTAGCAGCAAAAGCAAGCAACTCGATCTAAAGCTAACAACTTCGTTTACCTGTCCCAATATTACCATTACTAACGACTCTGGAGATAATCTCGTTCATTTAGAAGATAGCAGCGTAGATGCTGTTGTCTTCGATCCTCCCTACTATGACAACGTAATGTATGCGGAATTAAGCGACTTCTTCTATGTTTGGCTTAAACGTACAGCAGGTTATGTTTACCCTGAATTCTTCACTCGTCAACTGACAGATAAAGAAAACGAAGCGGTAGCTAACCCTGCTAAATTTCAAGGAGAAAAAGGCGCAAAAGCATTAGCTACCAAAGACTATCAAGAACGCATGGCAAGTATTTTTGCAGAATGTCGCCGCGTTCTTAAAGAAGATGGAATTCTCACTCTCATGTTTACTCATAAAGCCCAAGGTGTGGAAGTGTTACCTGTTTCCATTACCTACACGGGCTTTGCAGGAGAAGAAGGAGAGGTAGCAGAAGCTGCTAAAGATTTTGATGTCTTAGAAAGCTTGCGTCGCTTAGCTTTTAGCGAAAAAGTTGCACGACCCAAACAATTAGAATTGTGGCTCAATATTCAAATAGCGTAG
- a CDS encoding DNA adenine methylase — MFILEKSMVAKPFLKWAGGKGQLLDQMNSFFPNELAEGSIKKYVEPFVGGGAVFLHLVQNYPIQEVFIFDINIELVIAYKTIQCSVEELISLLLDIQNKYLSLDDKERKTYFYQVRAEFNWRRKEIDSTKYNSEWIERTAQIIFLNRTCFNGLFRVNSNGSFNVPVGRYKNPNICDHTNLKAVSEALKKTQIHYGDFSKCEESVDSNTFVYFDPPYRPISKTSNFTSYSQNIFDDSEQLRLRDFFKSLDAKRAKLLLSNSDPKNEDVNDNFFDNSYAGYRIERVMAVRNINCDASKRKLIKEILIMNY; from the coding sequence ATGTTTATCTTAGAAAAATCAATGGTAGCAAAACCTTTTCTAAAATGGGCGGGAGGGAAAGGTCAACTCCTCGATCAGATGAATAGTTTTTTTCCCAATGAATTAGCAGAGGGTTCAATAAAAAAATACGTAGAGCCATTTGTTGGAGGTGGAGCAGTTTTCTTGCATCTGGTTCAAAACTATCCAATTCAAGAAGTTTTTATTTTTGATATTAATATTGAATTAGTCATAGCATACAAAACCATTCAATGCAGTGTAGAGGAACTAATTTCACTTTTATTAGATATACAAAATAAGTATTTATCTCTTGATGATAAGGAAAGAAAAACATACTTTTATCAAGTGAGGGCAGAATTTAATTGGCGACGCAAAGAAATAGATTCAACCAAATATAATTCAGAATGGATTGAGAGAACTGCACAAATCATTTTTCTAAACCGTACTTGTTTCAATGGACTTTTTAGAGTGAATTCAAACGGAAGTTTTAATGTTCCAGTAGGTAGATATAAAAACCCTAATATATGCGATCATACAAATTTAAAAGCTGTTTCTGAAGCTCTTAAAAAGACTCAAATTCATTATGGAGACTTTAGTAAGTGTGAAGAATCTGTAGATAGTAATACATTTGTTTATTTCGATCCACCTTATAGACCAATTAGTAAAACGTCTAACTTTACTTCATATTCACAAAATATATTTGATGATTCTGAACAATTGCGACTGCGAGACTTTTTCAAATCTCTTGATGCAAAGAGAGCTAAATTACTTTTAAGTAACTCCGATCCAAAAAATGAAGATGTTAACGATAATTTTTTTGATAATTCCTATGCAGGTTATCGTATTGAAAGAGTCATGGCTGTACGCAATATAAATTGTGATGCTTCAAAGCGGAAACTAATTAAGGAAATTTTAATTATGAATTACTAA
- a CDS encoding pantothenate kinase has translation MANSTLWLALMIGNSRLHWAWFTGKSDISAWDTDHLPPKVIHQLSNCKTLEDFITHFPPSLTPLLPHSLLPTPYSLLLASVVPSQTELWQSYPNVRVITLDQIPLQGLYPTLGIDRSLALLGAGQNWGFPMLVIDAGTALTFTGADANKRLVGGAILPGLGLQFKTLAQKTGQLPMVERQEQLPQRFALKTEEAIQSGVIYTLVAGIKDFVEAWRRDYPEGKIAMTGGDRTLLINYLQSQFPEIAARFYVEQNLIFWGMRAVLTRV, from the coding sequence ATGGCAAACAGTACTTTATGGCTGGCATTGATGATAGGGAATTCTCGACTGCATTGGGCGTGGTTTACAGGCAAATCAGACATTTCTGCTTGGGACACAGACCATTTGCCACCAAAAGTTATACATCAATTATCTAACTGTAAAACATTAGAGGACTTCATAACCCATTTCCCCCCCTCCCTCACTCCCCTCCTCCCCCACTCCCTACTCCCTACTCCCTACTCCCTACTTCTAGCTTCTGTGGTTCCTAGTCAAACAGAACTCTGGCAATCTTACCCAAATGTTCGCGTTATCACCTTAGACCAAATCCCCTTACAAGGTCTTTATCCTACACTAGGAATCGATCGCTCCCTAGCTTTGTTGGGTGCTGGGCAGAATTGGGGTTTTCCCATGTTAGTTATTGATGCGGGAACAGCACTAACTTTTACAGGTGCAGACGCTAACAAACGTTTAGTTGGCGGCGCAATTCTTCCAGGGTTAGGTCTACAGTTTAAGACGCTTGCTCAAAAAACTGGACAATTACCAATGGTTGAACGACAAGAGCAACTTCCACAACGGTTTGCTTTAAAGACTGAAGAAGCAATACAAAGTGGAGTTATCTATACTCTAGTTGCTGGAATCAAAGATTTTGTTGAGGCGTGGAGGCGGGATTACCCTGAGGGGAAGATTGCAATGACTGGAGGCGATCGCACCTTGTTAATAAACTATTTGCAATCCCAGTTTCCTGAGATTGCAGCACGGTTCTATGTGGAACAGAATTTGATTTTTTGGGGAATGCGAGCAGTACTTACTAGAGTTTAG
- a CDS encoding diflavin flavoprotein has protein sequence MVALTEKTNKRLTMQIVDIASDTTAIRSLDWDRDRFDIEFGLQNGTTYNSFLIRGEHTALVDTSHEKFRQLFLDTLKGLVNPADISYLIISHTEPDHSGLVKDVLQLAPEITVVGSKVAIQFLENLVHQPFKRQIVKNGDRLDLGNGHELEFVIAPNLHWPDTIFTFDHKTQTLFTCDAFGLHYCSDSTYDEDLKAIEADFEYYYECLMAPNARSVLSALKRMAELEKISLVATGHGPLLYHNVEELTGRYRNWSQTQTKAETTVGVFYTSDYGYSYRLAQAIALGITKTGVAVELIDLRAVSDLVELRELVSRCGGIVVGMSPASDATQIQGALSTILGSVNEKQAVGIFESGGGDDEPIDPLLSKFRNLGLTTAFPAIRIKQTPTENTYKLCEEAGTDLGQWVTRDRSIKQMKSLGADLDKALGRISGGLYIITAKKGDVSSAMLASWVSQASFKPIGITIAVAKDRAIESLMQVGDKFVLNVLEEDNYQRLMKHFLKRFAPGADRFEGVKTQSAENGAPILTEALAYMECEVVSRMDGGDHWIVYSTVYAGRVSKTEALTAVHHRKVGNHY, from the coding sequence ATGGTAGCACTCACCGAAAAAACTAACAAAAGGCTGACCATGCAGATAGTCGATATTGCTTCCGACACAACGGCAATTCGATCTCTGGATTGGGACCGAGACCGCTTTGATATTGAGTTCGGTCTGCAAAATGGAACTACCTACAACTCATTCCTCATACGCGGTGAGCACACAGCATTGGTGGATACATCTCACGAAAAGTTTCGCCAACTGTTTTTAGATACCCTAAAAGGTTTGGTTAATCCAGCCGATATCAGTTATTTAATTATCAGCCATACCGAGCCAGACCACAGTGGTTTAGTTAAAGATGTGTTACAACTTGCTCCAGAGATTACTGTTGTTGGCTCGAAAGTCGCTATTCAATTTCTGGAAAATTTAGTGCATCAGCCTTTCAAGCGCCAAATTGTGAAAAATGGCGATCGCTTGGATTTAGGCAACGGACACGAATTAGAATTTGTGATTGCACCCAATTTACACTGGCCTGACACCATCTTTACCTTTGACCACAAAACCCAAACTCTCTTCACCTGTGACGCTTTTGGGTTGCACTACTGCTCGGACAGTACCTATGACGAAGATTTAAAAGCGATTGAAGCTGATTTTGAATATTACTATGAATGTCTGATGGCTCCTAATGCCCGCTCGGTCTTATCTGCGCTCAAGCGCATGGCTGAACTGGAAAAGATTAGCTTAGTTGCCACAGGCCACGGTCCCCTATTATATCACAATGTTGAAGAATTAACCGGACGCTACCGCAATTGGAGCCAAACACAAACTAAAGCAGAAACAACAGTCGGGGTCTTTTATACCTCAGATTACGGGTATAGCTATCGTCTAGCTCAAGCAATAGCTTTGGGTATCACAAAAACGGGCGTTGCTGTTGAACTGATAGACTTACGTGCCGTTAGTGACTTGGTAGAATTGCGAGAGCTTGTCAGTCGCTGTGGTGGAATTGTCGTTGGAATGTCTCCAGCTTCAGATGCAACTCAGATTCAAGGTGCTCTCAGTACCATCTTAGGTTCTGTGAACGAGAAACAAGCAGTCGGAATCTTTGAGTCAGGCGGAGGAGATGACGAACCAATTGACCCATTACTAAGTAAATTCCGGAATTTAGGTTTAACAACAGCGTTCCCAGCGATTCGGATTAAACAAACGCCCACAGAAAACACCTACAAGCTTTGTGAAGAAGCAGGAACAGACTTAGGACAGTGGGTGACACGCGATCGCAGCATCAAGCAGATGAAATCTTTAGGTGCTGACCTCGACAAAGCCTTAGGTAGAATCAGTGGCGGGCTGTACATTATCACTGCGAAAAAGGGCGATGTATCCAGTGCCATGTTAGCGTCTTGGGTCAGCCAAGCCAGTTTCAAACCCATAGGCATAACAATAGCGGTTGCCAAAGACAGGGCAATTGAATCGCTGATGCAAGTGGGCGATAAGTTTGTACTTAACGTCTTAGAAGAAGACAACTACCAACGCCTGATGAAGCACTTCCTCAAACGATTTGCTCCAGGTGCTGACCGCTTTGAAGGAGTCAAAACCCAATCAGCAGAAAATGGAGCACCCATCCTTACAGAAGCTTTGGCATATATGGAGTGCGAAGTGGTCAGTAGAATGGACGGTGGCGATCACTGGATTGTATACAGCACGGTTTACGCAGGACGGGTGAGCAAGACAGAAGCCCTCACCGCCGTTCACCATCGTAAGGTTGGAAATCATTATTAG